One segment of Neobacillus endophyticus DNA contains the following:
- a CDS encoding HAD family hydrolase: MNVRAIFIDMDGTLLKASNDISSRNIEAINQLIQRGVKVFLATGRHYEVTAPYHKEIGLQTPMICLNGAAIHDSVSGNILQMKTIQLNEERFHHLTAESPCNVLIHTANGLYCKETNEEIDYWTKVGQTPPRYIGDLRQANYQDVLKYSVRTGAPIPELSSLFKKEGEVIDWNDGFEIIAPNVSKWSAIKNLLNEFRISPNEAAAVGDGPNDIEMLRHVGIGVAMGNASQKVKTAADFVTGHHENDGLAKCIERYLLKSYDSFAI, translated from the coding sequence ATGAATGTGCGTGCAATATTTATTGATATGGATGGTACACTACTTAAAGCCTCAAACGATATTTCCAGTCGAAATATCGAAGCTATTAATCAACTCATTCAACGGGGAGTTAAGGTTTTTCTTGCCACAGGTCGACACTATGAAGTAACCGCTCCCTACCATAAAGAAATTGGATTACAAACTCCGATGATCTGTTTGAATGGTGCTGCCATTCACGATTCAGTGTCTGGAAACATTTTGCAAATGAAAACCATCCAATTGAACGAAGAACGATTTCACCATCTAACTGCTGAAAGTCCATGTAATGTTTTGATCCATACAGCAAATGGACTTTATTGTAAGGAAACAAATGAAGAAATCGATTATTGGACAAAAGTTGGGCAAACTCCGCCAAGGTATATTGGCGATTTAAGACAGGCAAATTATCAGGACGTTCTTAAATATAGTGTTCGAACTGGTGCACCAATACCGGAATTATCCTCTTTGTTTAAAAAAGAAGGTGAAGTCATCGATTGGAATGACGGGTTTGAGATCATTGCTCCTAATGTTTCCAAATGGTCTGCTATAAAAAACTTACTTAACGAATTTCGAATAAGTCCAAATGAAGCCGCAGCGGTTGGAGACGGTCCTAATGATATAGAGATGCTTCGTCATGTTGGTATTGGTGTAGCAATGGGTAATGCAAGCCAAAAAGTTAAAACTGCAGCTGATTTTGTTACAGGGCACCACGAAAATGATGGATTAGCTAAATGTATAGAACGCTACCTTCTTAAATCATATGATTCATTTGCTATTTAG
- a CDS encoding MarR family winged helix-turn-helix transcriptional regulator, with amino-acid sequence MSKKISNEANSYQQLPKLGIAPYLELMDKTAAKEVDRKAAYMGLLMLWLSDNVLDVVDMNLSEFNITESKLDLLLLLLLHTERKQITPSAIADRLGIRRASATAMLDWLEKRKWIVRQKNSKDGRMIHVSLSHEGEALVDNLLPTFWGTCASLLNDLDMEEQKVFEKILIKLNESIENRLGVGR; translated from the coding sequence ATGTCAAAAAAAATATCAAATGAGGCCAATTCGTATCAACAGTTACCCAAACTAGGAATTGCTCCATATTTAGAACTAATGGACAAAACAGCAGCAAAAGAAGTGGATCGTAAAGCAGCTTACATGGGATTGCTAATGTTATGGCTGAGTGACAATGTCCTGGATGTTGTAGACATGAACTTATCTGAGTTTAATATTACCGAGAGCAAACTGGATTTGTTGTTGCTGCTTTTGCTGCATACAGAAAGAAAGCAAATTACCCCATCTGCTATTGCTGACAGGCTTGGCATTAGGCGTGCTTCCGCGACAGCTATGTTGGATTGGCTGGAAAAAAGAAAGTGGATTGTACGACAAAAAAACAGCAAAGATGGCCGTATGATCCATGTCAGTCTATCACATGAAGGGGAGGCATTGGTTGACAATTTACTCCCAACTTTTTGGGGGACTTGTGCCTCGCTTTTAAATGACTTGGATATGGAGGAACAAAAAGTATTTGAAAAAATCTTGATTAAATTGAATGAGAGTATCGAGAATCGGTTAGGGGTGGGAAGATAA
- a CDS encoding MFS transporter, which translates to MTSTLKEKNYSLMTAILCWSGMVVMSSLYVTIPLIPLFANHFSISPIQASAAGSIFSLGFAIGCLIYGALSDKYGRKQIIFIGIGVLAVISLVLGMVESFTWMIVLRGIQGFAAASFSPVALAYAVEMVPPEKRVMTLGFISTGFLVAGIVGQVVSAFMSVHYGWNTVFFLLAGVYTLTAFLILRFLPKGKPSQTPSSIGEPFKQIGVVFSQKNLVLCYIVALVLLMSFVSMYTVLGNYLIGSHFGLNKEQILYVRSIGVLGILLSPLSGRISKQFGVRAVLRGGLLMAIVGLASMGMISNLALLIFMSLIFVTGIAISVPALVTLVGQIGGKTRGIAVSMYTFVLFAGTSLAPIISIRFMKMGSYMLTFVLLALVLSVGLFAAVLIRSEWSDKYGNEEKGEKTSQMIRGNSQW; encoded by the coding sequence ATGACTTCAACTCTTAAAGAAAAAAACTACTCATTGATGACAGCTATTTTATGTTGGTCTGGTATGGTAGTCATGTCTAGTTTGTATGTAACTATTCCGTTGATCCCCTTGTTTGCCAACCACTTTAGCATTTCACCTATACAAGCATCTGCAGCGGGAAGTATTTTTTCATTAGGTTTTGCAATTGGTTGTCTGATTTACGGAGCACTATCTGACAAATACGGCCGGAAACAAATCATTTTTATCGGGATAGGAGTATTGGCAGTCATTTCTTTAGTTCTTGGGATGGTTGAAAGTTTCACTTGGATGATTGTCCTAAGGGGAATACAAGGATTTGCAGCGGCCTCTTTTTCTCCCGTTGCACTTGCCTATGCAGTAGAAATGGTCCCTCCTGAAAAAAGAGTTATGACGCTCGGGTTTATTAGTACGGGATTTTTGGTTGCCGGAATCGTTGGGCAGGTTGTCAGTGCCTTTATGAGTGTACACTACGGCTGGAACACTGTATTTTTCCTTTTAGCTGGTGTATATACCTTAACCGCATTTTTGATCCTTCGATTTTTGCCAAAGGGAAAACCTTCACAGACACCATCTTCGATCGGGGAACCATTTAAGCAAATTGGCGTGGTATTTTCGCAAAAAAACCTTGTGCTATGCTATATTGTGGCATTGGTCTTGCTCATGTCTTTTGTCAGTATGTACACGGTATTGGGCAATTACTTGATCGGGTCACATTTTGGCCTAAATAAGGAACAAATTCTTTATGTTCGTTCTATTGGTGTATTAGGAATACTGCTTTCTCCTTTATCAGGAAGAATCTCTAAACAATTTGGTGTTAGAGCGGTTCTGCGCGGGGGATTGCTTATGGCGATAGTAGGGCTTGCTTCCATGGGGATGATTTCAAACTTGGCCTTGCTAATTTTTATGAGTTTGATTTTTGTAACAGGTATTGCGATTTCTGTACCTGCACTTGTCACTCTTGTAGGACAAATAGGAGGCAAGACACGCGGAATTGCGGTTTCGATGTATACATTTGTTCTGTTTGCAGGAACAAGTTTAGCGCCTATTATTTCAATTCGATTTATGAAAATGGGCAGCTACATGTTAACTTTTGTTTTGCTGGCTCTGGTCCTAAGTGTGGGCTTATTTGCTGCGGTGCTTATTCGTAGTGAATGGTCTGATAAATATGGAAACGAAGAAAAGGGCGAAAAAACATCACAAATGATTCGGGGAAATTCTCAATGGTAA